In Ectothiorhodospira sp. BSL-9, a single window of DNA contains:
- a CDS encoding methyl-accepting chemotaxis protein, translating to MRRISDLPIWVRLVGAMWLILLPAWAGMILWAIHEQRSTAIEQAEGFSSTIHEMTMAGLTTMMITGTTHRREEFLEQIVELQSVTDLRVLRGEPVSRQYGEGTEHERPQDAVERRVLETGEPHIRLADDRSTLRAVLPVYNEREYLGKNCTSCHALAAEGDVLGATSMQIRLDDVNAAVHRFGWSITLLAILVSIPVLVFLFLFVRRFVTRPLNDMTRGLKGIAEGDGDLSHRLQVRGNDEIGEASQAFNAMMDNFRDLISRVLDSTAHLARAASDLAAITERTDAGVSRQRSEVDQLATAMNEMNATAQEVARSAQQGADATRDAHGSAMAGKNVVAGTMDRIEKLAEEVQRAADVIRDLDKDSEQIGKVLDVIRGIAEQTNLLALNAAIEAARAGEAGRGFAVVADEVRSLATRTQSSTQEIQEMIERLQQTSQRAVVVMEESQQYAQSSRDSAAEAGHSLDSITQAVSTINDVNTQVASSAEEQSAVAEEMNRNVTSISDAAEENAQGARETTHASEQLSRLANELQDLVGRFKV from the coding sequence ATGCGACGTATTTCAGACCTGCCGATCTGGGTCCGCCTGGTAGGTGCCATGTGGTTGATACTCCTGCCCGCCTGGGCCGGCATGATCCTGTGGGCCATCCATGAGCAGCGCAGTACCGCCATCGAACAGGCCGAAGGCTTCTCGTCCACCATTCACGAGATGACCATGGCAGGCCTGACCACCATGATGATCACCGGCACCACCCATCGGCGGGAGGAATTCCTCGAGCAGATCGTCGAACTCCAGAGTGTTACCGACCTTCGCGTCCTGCGTGGCGAGCCGGTCTCGCGGCAGTATGGGGAGGGCACGGAACACGAACGCCCGCAGGACGCGGTGGAGCGACGGGTGCTGGAGACCGGCGAGCCCCACATCCGGCTGGCGGACGACCGCAGCACGCTGCGCGCCGTGCTTCCCGTTTACAACGAGCGTGAATACCTGGGCAAGAACTGCACCTCCTGCCATGCCCTGGCCGCGGAGGGAGACGTGCTCGGTGCCACCAGCATGCAGATCCGCCTGGACGATGTGAACGCCGCCGTACACCGCTTTGGCTGGAGCATCACCCTGCTGGCCATCCTGGTGAGCATCCCGGTGCTGGTATTCCTGTTCCTGTTCGTGCGCCGATTCGTCACGCGCCCCCTCAACGACATGACCCGGGGGCTCAAGGGTATCGCCGAGGGGGATGGCGATCTCTCCCATCGCCTGCAGGTCAGGGGCAATGATGAGATCGGTGAGGCCTCCCAGGCCTTCAACGCCATGATGGACAACTTCCGCGACCTGATCAGCCGGGTGCTGGACTCCACCGCGCATCTGGCCCGGGCGGCCTCGGACCTGGCGGCCATCACCGAGCGCACCGACGCCGGTGTGAGCCGACAGCGCTCCGAGGTGGACCAGTTGGCCACCGCGATGAACGAGATGAATGCCACGGCCCAGGAGGTGGCGCGCAGCGCCCAGCAGGGCGCCGATGCCACCCGTGACGCCCATGGCTCAGCCATGGCCGGCAAAAATGTGGTGGCCGGCACCATGGATCGCATCGAAAAACTGGCCGAAGAGGTGCAGCGGGCCGCCGACGTCATCCGCGACCTGGACAAGGACAGCGAGCAGATCGGCAAGGTGCTGGACGTGATCCGGGGCATTGCCGAACAGACCAACCTGCTGGCCCTGAATGCCGCCATCGAGGCCGCCCGGGCCGGCGAGGCCGGGCGCGGATTCGCGGTGGTGGCCGACGAGGTGCGCTCACTGGCCACCCGCACTCAGAGTTCCACCCAGGAGATTCAGGAGATGATCGAGCGCCTGCAACAAACCAGCCAGCGCGCCGTGGTGGTGATGGAGGAGAGTCAGCAATATGCCCAGTCCAGCCGTGACAGCGCTGCTGAGGCGGGTCACTCCCTGGACTCCATCACCCAGGCGGTGAGCACCATCAACGACGTGAATACGCAGGTGGCCAGTTCAGCCGAAGAGCAGAGCGCCGTGGCCGAGGAGATGAACCGGAACGTGACCAGCATCTCCGATGCCGCCGAGGAGAACGCCCAGGGCGCACGGGAAACCACCCACGCCTCCGAGCAACTCTCCCGACTGGCCAACGAGCTTCAGGATCTGGTGGGCCGCTTCAAGGTGTGA
- a CDS encoding DUF3422 family protein, producing MNLPFKEHALRRALNGELHARTFEPTQAPARVSHLAFLCGERGSGINTRHLHRLLKHFGAPIPEQVGQYHVANLGDIRLHWERHTEFVTYTFTHCGPFTHPFDDPVIERLPNNWLENSPGELIAAVSLAMESADMPERSLEEISGLFGGNILIGSEVVGGKGRAWSDLRIHPDGFARILLRNDNLTDAQAGRLIKRILEVSAYRAMSLMGLPMARKASRSLGTADRRLAELAARMTEQNSHDSGETQGELLADLTHLAAQIEAVAAQTTYRFEASRAYYRVVQQRLQQLRQQRIEGLQTFTEFLEARLAPAVATCESVGDRQRGLAERAARLTALLRARVEVSLQAQNRNLLESMDRRASLQLRLQDTVEGLSVIAISYYGVGLVGYALKGLESQGLPISPALGMGLATPVVVFSAWMFLQRVKRRILGDEKSEH from the coding sequence ATGAATCTGCCCTTCAAGGAACATGCGCTGCGCCGTGCCCTCAACGGTGAGTTGCACGCCCGCACCTTCGAGCCCACCCAGGCACCGGCGCGGGTGTCGCACCTGGCGTTTCTGTGCGGCGAACGGGGCAGTGGTATCAACACTCGCCATCTGCACCGTCTGCTGAAGCATTTCGGTGCCCCCATCCCGGAGCAGGTGGGGCAGTATCATGTGGCGAATCTGGGGGATATCCGGCTGCACTGGGAGCGGCACACGGAGTTTGTCACCTATACCTTCACTCACTGCGGCCCGTTCACACACCCTTTCGACGACCCGGTCATCGAGCGCCTGCCGAACAACTGGCTGGAGAACTCCCCTGGTGAGTTGATTGCCGCCGTTTCACTGGCCATGGAGTCTGCCGACATGCCCGAGCGCAGCCTGGAGGAAATCTCCGGGTTGTTTGGTGGCAATATCCTCATCGGTTCCGAGGTGGTGGGGGGCAAGGGCCGGGCCTGGTCGGACCTGCGTATCCATCCGGATGGCTTTGCCCGGATCCTGCTGCGCAACGACAACCTCACCGATGCACAGGCCGGGCGGCTGATCAAGCGCATCCTGGAAGTGAGCGCCTATCGGGCCATGTCACTCATGGGACTGCCCATGGCCCGCAAGGCCAGCCGCTCCCTGGGCACCGCCGACCGTCGTCTGGCCGAGCTGGCGGCCCGCATGACCGAACAGAACAGCCACGACTCCGGCGAAACCCAGGGGGAACTGCTGGCGGACCTCACCCATCTGGCCGCCCAGATCGAGGCCGTGGCCGCCCAGACCACCTACCGGTTCGAGGCCTCCCGGGCCTATTACCGGGTGGTACAGCAGCGTCTTCAACAATTGCGTCAGCAGCGTATCGAGGGATTGCAGACCTTCACGGAATTTCTCGAGGCCCGCCTGGCACCGGCCGTGGCCACCTGCGAATCGGTGGGTGACCGGCAGCGAGGGCTGGCTGAGCGGGCGGCGCGTCTGACCGCCTTGCTGAGGGCCCGGGTGGAGGTGAGCCTGCAGGCCCAGAACCGCAACCTGCTGGAATCCATGGACCGTCGTGCCAGCCTGCAATTGCGGCTGCAGGATACCGTGGAGGGACTGTCAGTGATTGCCATCAGCTACTACGGTGTGGGTCTGGTGGGTTATGCCCTCAAGGGACTGGAGAGCCAGGGCTTGCCCATCAGCCCGGCCCTGGGGATGGGCCTGGCCACGCCGGTGGTGGTCTTCAGTGCCTGGATGTTCCTGCAACGGGTGAAGCGGCGCATCCTCGGGGACGAAAAGAGCGAACACTGA
- a CDS encoding thiamine pyrophosphate-dependent enzyme, translating into MASTERLLLSGNEAVALAALHAGVTLGTGYPGTPSTEILEAFDHMGGPAQWAPNEKVALEVALGVSFAGARSLTTMKHVGVNVAADPLFTAAYIDMTGGLVLVSADDPGMASSQNEQDNRHYARAAIVPMLEPADAQQAYDFTLAAFELSERWKVPVILRMTTRICHAKTEVHPGPERPSSIQPGYERDIPGRVMIPAYARPAHHKVRAKMEEIAQWNEQSDLNQIHPGDRSLGIITSGVAVMHAREAAPEATILALGLTWPLPMKRIKEFVESVDRCVVIEEGDHLLYEALKVAGLDVEGKPEMYRFSELNVPRVRRILAGDTTPEAKPPRGKPPELCKGCSHREVFEALSRMDCIVAGDIGCYTLGVLPPFEAMDTCVCMGAAIGVGLGLRHVLPEDQARRVVSVIGDSTFVHSGLTGIAEMVYNPPPTGHVVLIVDNSTTAMTGRQEHPGTGRSLNHEPANKMDFGAVCRAMGVKNVEVVDPQKPGEDFEGRLRAMLEKDELSVMIAERPCILAAPLIRKFEKAQEEKQAQCSAAMTD; encoded by the coding sequence ATGGCATCGACCGAACGTCTTCTTCTGAGCGGCAACGAAGCGGTGGCCCTGGCCGCCCTGCATGCCGGTGTCACCCTGGGGACCGGCTACCCCGGCACCCCTTCCACCGAGATCCTTGAGGCCTTCGACCATATGGGCGGTCCAGCCCAATGGGCGCCCAATGAGAAAGTGGCCCTGGAAGTGGCACTGGGCGTGTCCTTCGCCGGTGCACGCAGCCTCACCACCATGAAGCACGTGGGCGTCAATGTGGCCGCCGACCCCCTGTTCACCGCCGCGTACATCGACATGACCGGCGGTCTGGTGCTGGTCTCCGCCGACGACCCGGGCATGGCCTCCAGCCAGAACGAGCAGGACAACCGCCATTACGCCCGGGCCGCCATCGTGCCCATGCTGGAGCCGGCCGATGCCCAGCAGGCCTATGATTTCACCCTGGCTGCCTTTGAGCTTTCCGAACGCTGGAAGGTGCCTGTGATCCTGCGCATGACCACCCGTATCTGCCACGCCAAGACCGAGGTCCACCCGGGACCCGAGCGCCCCTCCAGCATCCAGCCCGGCTATGAACGCGACATTCCCGGTCGGGTGATGATCCCCGCCTATGCCCGCCCCGCCCACCACAAGGTGCGCGCCAAGATGGAAGAGATCGCCCAGTGGAACGAGCAAAGCGACCTCAACCAGATCCACCCGGGTGATCGCTCCCTGGGCATCATCACGTCCGGCGTTGCTGTCATGCATGCCCGCGAAGCGGCACCGGAGGCCACCATACTGGCCCTGGGGCTCACCTGGCCGCTGCCCATGAAGCGCATCAAGGAATTCGTGGAGAGCGTGGATCGCTGCGTGGTGATCGAGGAAGGCGATCATCTGCTGTACGAGGCCCTGAAGGTGGCCGGTCTGGACGTGGAAGGCAAGCCGGAGATGTACCGCTTCAGTGAGCTGAACGTCCCCCGGGTGCGCCGCATCCTGGCCGGCGACACCACCCCAGAGGCCAAGCCACCCCGGGGCAAGCCGCCGGAGCTGTGCAAGGGCTGCTCCCACCGGGAGGTCTTCGAGGCCCTGAGCCGCATGGACTGCATCGTCGCCGGCGACATCGGCTGCTATACCCTGGGCGTACTGCCCCCCTTCGAGGCCATGGACACCTGCGTGTGCATGGGCGCGGCGATCGGCGTGGGCCTGGGGCTGCGCCACGTGCTGCCAGAGGACCAGGCCCGGCGCGTGGTCAGTGTGATCGGTGATTCCACCTTTGTGCACTCGGGCCTCACGGGGATTGCCGAGATGGTGTACAACCCGCCGCCGACGGGGCACGTGGTCCTCATCGTGGATAACAGCACCACCGCCATGACCGGCCGCCAGGAACATCCGGGCACCGGCCGCAGCCTCAATCACGAGCCCGCCAACAAGATGGATTTTGGTGCCGTCTGCCGCGCCATGGGCGTGAAGAACGTGGAAGTGGTGGACCCGCAAAAGCCCGGCGAGGACTTCGAGGGCCGACTGCGGGCCATGCTGGAAAAGGACGAGCTCTCCGTCATGATCGCCGAGCGCCCATGCATTCTGGCGGCCCCGCTGATCCGCAAGTTTGAGAAGGCACAGGAGGAGAAGCAGGCCCAGTGTTCCGCCGCCATGACGGACTGA
- a CDS encoding phenylacetate--CoA ligase family protein: protein MLKERWNDVEGGFHPASAPDYLPEEKLREVQLRRLRVVVKRAYDNVELIRTRMQEKGMAPEDIKQLSDVAHLPFTTKLDLRDTYPFGLFASPMSDIVRLHASSGTTGKPIVVAYTREDLEVWAEVMTRTFASCGLHRGDVVQNAFGYGLFTGGLGAHYGAESLGATVIPVSGGNTERQLMVMKDFSVTAMCATPSYFTHIIERAHDMGMDMRDLPLHTGIFGAEPWSDAMRAHIEEGAGIKAYDIYGLSEIIGPGVASECAEQNGLHVFEDHFYPEIIDPETGEPLPDGEEGELVLTTLSKQAMPIIRYRTRDITRIIPETCACGRTTRRFRRVGRRSDDMFIIRGVNVFPSQVEAALLQVEGTLPHYQIILTRENGLDQMAVEVEVTPEVFSDKVRALEDVRAALAKAIEHIVGIRVGLRLVEPRTIARSEGKAKRVIDNRSL from the coding sequence ATGCTCAAAGAACGCTGGAACGACGTGGAGGGAGGCTTCCACCCGGCCAGTGCGCCGGACTACCTGCCCGAGGAGAAGCTGCGCGAAGTGCAGCTCAGACGCCTGCGGGTCGTGGTGAAGCGCGCCTATGACAACGTGGAACTGATCCGCACGCGGATGCAGGAAAAGGGCATGGCGCCCGAGGACATCAAGCAGTTGTCCGATGTCGCCCACCTGCCCTTCACCACCAAGCTGGATCTGCGCGACACCTACCCCTTTGGTCTGTTTGCCAGCCCCATGAGTGACATTGTGCGCCTGCACGCCTCCTCCGGCACCACCGGCAAGCCCATTGTGGTGGCCTACACCCGGGAGGACCTGGAAGTCTGGGCCGAAGTCATGACCCGCACCTTCGCCTCCTGCGGCCTGCACCGGGGCGATGTGGTGCAGAATGCCTTTGGCTATGGTCTGTTCACCGGCGGCCTGGGGGCCCACTACGGGGCCGAATCCCTGGGCGCCACGGTGATCCCGGTGTCCGGCGGCAACACCGAACGGCAGCTGATGGTGATGAAGGATTTCTCCGTCACCGCCATGTGCGCCACCCCCAGCTATTTCACCCACATCATCGAGCGTGCCCACGACATGGGTATGGACATGCGCGACCTGCCGCTGCACACGGGCATCTTCGGGGCCGAACCCTGGAGCGATGCCATGCGCGCTCACATCGAGGAAGGTGCCGGCATCAAGGCCTACGATATCTATGGCCTGTCCGAGATCATCGGGCCCGGGGTAGCCAGCGAGTGCGCCGAGCAGAACGGCCTGCATGTGTTCGAGGATCACTTCTATCCGGAGATCATCGATCCGGAAACTGGCGAACCACTGCCCGACGGTGAAGAAGGTGAGCTGGTGCTCACCACCCTGAGCAAGCAGGCCATGCCCATCATCCGCTACCGCACCCGGGATATCACCCGCATCATCCCCGAGACCTGCGCCTGCGGACGCACCACCCGGCGCTTCCGTCGCGTGGGCCGCCGCTCCGACGACATGTTCATCATCCGCGGCGTCAATGTCTTCCCCTCCCAGGTGGAAGCTGCGCTGCTGCAGGTGGAAGGCACCCTGCCCCACTACCAGATCATCCTCACCCGCGAAAACGGGCTGGATCAGATGGCCGTGGAGGTGGAGGTCACGCCGGAGGTATTCAGCGACAAGGTCCGGGCCCTGGAGGATGTGCGTGCCGCCCTGGCCAAGGCCATCGAGCACATCGTGGGCATCCGTGTTGGCCTGCGCCTGGTGGAACCGCGTACCATTGCCCGCAGCGAGGGCAAGGCCAAGCGGGTGATCGACAACCGTTCGCTGTAA
- a CDS encoding indolepyruvate oxidoreductase subunit beta, translating to MAVTNIVLAGLGGQGVVKASDLLSTTAFNAGCEVKKSEVHGMSQRGGSVTSDVRFGDKVLSPMVPMGEADFLLVFESSQVDINRGWLKPGGVLITPDAIPEGALRNRKSLNVAILGALSVMLDFEEDQWIRSIHTCLAEKLHAVNEQAFALGREVGQQLGRVKETEGV from the coding sequence ATGGCTGTCACCAATATTGTGCTTGCCGGCCTGGGGGGCCAGGGCGTGGTCAAGGCATCGGACCTGCTCTCCACCACCGCCTTCAACGCCGGTTGCGAAGTCAAGAAGAGCGAAGTGCACGGCATGAGTCAGCGGGGCGGCTCCGTCACCAGTGACGTGCGCTTTGGCGACAAGGTGCTCAGCCCCATGGTGCCCATGGGCGAGGCAGATTTCCTGCTGGTGTTCGAGTCCAGTCAGGTGGATATCAACCGCGGCTGGCTCAAGCCTGGCGGTGTGCTCATCACCCCGGACGCCATCCCCGAGGGAGCCCTGCGCAACCGCAAGAGCCTGAACGTGGCCATCCTGGGTGCCCTGTCGGTGATGCTGGACTTCGAAGAAGACCAGTGGATCCGCTCCATCCATACCTGTCTTGCCGAAAAGCTGCACGCGGTCAACGAGCAGGCCTTTGCCCTGGGGCGGGAAGTAGGGCAACAGCTGGGCCGCGTCAAAGAAACCGAGGGGGTTTAA